Proteins found in one Primulina eburnea isolate SZY01 chromosome 16, ASM2296580v1, whole genome shotgun sequence genomic segment:
- the LOC140817118 gene encoding LOW QUALITY PROTEIN: uncharacterized protein (The sequence of the model RefSeq protein was modified relative to this genomic sequence to represent the inferred CDS: deleted 1 base in 1 codon) produces the protein MENSSNLASLPEEEPENASQNAGKMPSAFSSKPDRPPIQISSQKYMPLDWASYFDQEEDVHIEDSDDVFHIYKAGTEGPVVFCLHGGGYSGLSFALSASKIKEKARVIALDLRGHGKSSTGNDLDLSIETMCNDVLAVLKTMYGDSPPAIVIVGHSMGGSVAVHVAAKKALPSLAGLVVIDVVEGTALASLIHMQKILSNRMQHFSTLEKAIEWSVKGGTVRNIDSARVSIPSTLTYDDSRKCYTHRARLEETEQYWRGWYEGLSERFLSSPVPKLLLLAGTDRLDRTLTIGQMQGKFQMVVVRHTGHAIQEDVPDEFATLVLNFISRNRIGPRGVEIPGLRRH, from the exons ATGGAGAATTCATCGAACCTAGCTTCGCTTCCGGAAGAGGAACCCGAAAATGCTTCTCAGAATGCCGGGAAAATGCCATCCGCCTTTTCTTCTAAACCTGATCGTCCACCAATTCA GATTTCTTCACAAAAATATATGCCTCTAGATTGGGCGAGTTACTTTGACCAAGAAGAAGATGTCCATATCGAGGATTCAGATGAT GTTTTTCACATTTATAAGGCTGGAACTGAGGGTCCAGTTGTTTTCTGTCTACATGGTGGGGGTTATTCTGG GCTATCGTTTGCTCTGTCAGCAAGTAAAATAAAAGAGAAAGCTCGGGTAATTGCCCTGGATTTGAGAGGACATGGGAAGTCATCCACAGGGAATGATCTTGATCTATCTATTGAG ACAATGTGCAATGATGTACTGGCAGTTTTGAAGACCATGTATGGAGATTCTCCTCCTGCAATTGTGATTGTAGGTCACAG CATGGGAGGTTCGGTTGCTGTTCATGTTGCC GCAAAGAAGGCACTTCCTAGCTTGGCTGGGTTAGTTGTTATCGATGTTGTTGAG GGAACAGCATTGGCATCACTGATACATATGCAGAAGATTCTATCAAATAGAATGCAACATTTCTCTACCCTTGAGAAAGCG ATTGAATGGAGTGTCAAAGGAGGCACTGTGAGAAACATCGACTCTGCTCGTGTCTCTATTCCCAGCACACTGACATACGATGATTCAAGAAAGTG TTATACCCATCGTGCTAGACTGGAAGAAACAGAGCAATATTGGAGAGGCTG GTATGAAGGCCTTTCAGAAAGGTTCTTGTCATCTCCTGTACCAAAACTCTTGCTTTTGGCAGGCACTGATAGACTGGACAG AACTCTCACTATCGGTCAGATGCAAGGGAAGTTCCAAATGGTTGTCGTCAGGCATACGGGCCATGCCATACAG